The sequence below is a genomic window from Oscillospiraceae bacterium.
CTGCTCTCGGGCAGCTTCGTGGTGGCGGGCAGGTGCCGGGCGCGGCTGACCCACGTGGGGGCCGACTCCTACGCCGCCCGCCTGACCCTGGAGGCCAAGCGGGACGTGAAGGTGGGCCGCAGCGAGATGATGGCCTCCCTGGACAAGCTGATCCGCATCATCGGCATCCTGCTGCTGCCCATCGGGATCACCCTGTTCGTCAAGCAGCACTTCTTTCTGGACCAGGGCGTGCGGCAGGCGGTGGTGTCCACCGTGGCCGCCCTGATCGGCATGATCCCCGAGGGGCTCTACCTGCTCACCAGCGTGGCCCTGGCGGTGGGGGTCATCCGCCTGGCCCGGCGCAAGGTGCTGGCCCAGGAGCTGAGCTGCATCGAGACGCTGGCCCGGGTGGACGTACTGTGCGTGGACAAGACGGGCACCATCACCGAGCCGCGTATGGAGGTGGGGGAGGTGCTGCCCCTGGACGCCGAGCGCTGCCCCGAGGCGGCGGTGACCGCCGCCCTGAACGCCTTCTACAAGGCCGTGGATGACGACAACGACACCGCCCGCGCCATGAAGGCCCGCTTCCGCGGCCCCTCCAACTGGCGCGCGGCGCGCACCGTGCCCTTCACCTCGGCCACCAAGTGGAGCGCCGCGGTGTTCCCCGGCCACGGCGCCTACGTGGTGGGCGCCCCGGAGTTCGTGATGGGGGAGCGCTACGCCGAGCTGAGGGAGCGGGTGGAGCCGTACTCCGCCAAGGGCTGCCGGGTGCTGCTGGCGGCGGGCTACGACGGGGTGCCCGGGCCCAAGGGGCTGGACCCCGGAGCCGTGCGCCCCATGGCCCTGGTGCTGCTGTCCAACCGCATCCGGCCGGAGGCCCCCAAGACCTTCCGCTACTTTGCCCAGCAGGGGGTGGCCGTGAAGGTCATCTCGGGGGACAACCCCCTCACGGTGTCCGAGGTGGCCGCCCAGGCGGGCATTGAGCACGCCGGGGACTACGTGGACGCGGCCGCCCTCAAAACCGGGGCCGAGCTGGAGCAGGCGGCCCGGCGGTACACCGTGTTCGGCCGGGTGACCCCGGACCAGAAGCGCAGGCTGGTGCGCGCGCTCCAGAAGGCGGGGCACACCGTGGCCATGACGGGGGACGGCGTGAACGACGTGCTGGCCCTCAAGGACGCGGACTGCGGCATCGCCATGGCCTCGGGCAGCGACGCGGCCTGCCACGCGGCCCAGCTGGTGCTGCTCAACTCCGACTTCTCCGCCATGCCCCACGTGGTGGACGAGGGGCGGCGGGTCATCAACAACATCGAGCGGGCTGCCTCCCTCTTCCTGGTGAAGAATATCTTCTCCTTCTTCCTGGCCTTCATTACTCTGTTCACCATCGTGGCCTACCCCTTCGAACCCATCCAGCTCTCCCTGGTGGGGGGGCTGACCATCGGGGCCCCCGCGTTCTTTTTGGCTCTGGAGCCCAACCACAGCCTGGTGCGGGGGCGGTTTATGCACAACGTGCTCAAGGCCGCCTTCCCCGGCGGGCTGACGGATCTGGTGATTATCCTTCTGGCGGAGCTGTTCGCCTTCGCCTTCGGGTTCAGCGCGGCGGAGCTGTCCACCCTGTGCACCCTGCTGATGGCCTTCATCGGCCTGCTGATCCTCTTCCAGGTGTGCAAGCCCTTCGATGTGCAGCGCAAGCTCGTCTGGGGCGCCATGGCGGCGCTGATCGTGGGGGCGGTGCTGCTGCTGCCGGGGCTGTTCTCCCTGGCGCCCCTCACCCTCCAGACCGCCCTGGTGCTCTTCGTGCTCATGCTGCTGGCCTACCCCGTGCTCATGTTCATGACCCAGCTGTTTGAGCTGGGCAGCGCCGCCGCCCGGAAAAAGAAGGGCGCGGACGCATAAGGCGTACTCGGCAAAATTGAAACTATGCTTTGACTACAAACAAAGTGGGGGAATAAAAATGAGATTTGAAGCCACAAGGAATCTCGCGTTTGTCATGGCTCTTATAACGCTAACATTAACAGCTTGCTCACACGGAGCGAAGCTGAACGACACAACCACAACTCCTCTACCGTCAGTACCGGGAGCGATAACTTCAGCAGAGCCATCACAATCACCAAATAGTACGACGGCAGATAGTATCTCGTCATTAAAACCATACGCAGATATACGTGGTGGAATTTTCACTGGAGATAATGTACTGTCACCTAGCGAATACAAAGTGGAGGATATGCACACATATCAATTCAATGAGCATACTGTTTTTACAGGCAACGAAACGCTTCAGCAAGAAATTATGGAAAATGGCAAAAACCCCGGACTTGGCATACGCGCTTTGCACGGGAGGGGTATCACTGGAGAGGGCGTATCGGTAGCGATTATGGACGAGCCTATTTTTTTAGAATCGCCTGAGTTTTCGGACAGAATCGCGGATTACTATGAGTGTTATGGTGTTGATTCGCAAGGAGGTATGCACGGCAACGCTGTTACCAGCATATTGGCGGGAAAGACCTGCGGCGTTGCTCCCGGCGTGAAGGTTTATTACGTCGCGGCACCTTCGGGGTCTTCTGATTCAGCTTATTGGGCGGATGGCCTGAACTGGATTATTGATAAGAATGAAACCCTGCCAGAAAACGAAAAAATACGTTTGGTTTCGGCATCTGGAAATTTCTCTGGGCCTGAATGTAATTTTGAAAATCAGAAAAAGTGGGAAGATGCTGTTGCACGTGCGAAAGCGGCGGGAATTTTAGTCATTAGCTGTAGTGTGGGAACGGATACTCACTTTACATCGGGGGGATATTACGATTACGCCGACCCTGATAATATTCAAAACGCGCGCAATGGTTGGTGGAATTATGGACAAAGCGAGCCAGAACCAACGCAAGAAGGAATTATTTCTGTACCCGTCAATTTTCGTACAACATTGGAGCAATATGACAAAGGGGATTATTTTTTCCGTTATGCAGGACAGGGCGGTGAGAGCTGGGGCGTTCCCTATGCAGCTGGTGTGCTTGCGCTCGGATGGCAGATAAATCCCCAGCTAAGTCCAGATGAAATAAAAGAGCTTTTAATCGAGAGCGCCTACGAAAATAGATATGGTGAACGTATTATTTATCCCTCCGCGTTTGTTGAGATGGTAGAAAACACACTATAATGACTCAATGAAAAAGCGAACTCCAGTATGTGTGAAGCGCCCACTGCTCACCATGTCTATTGGGGCGGCTGTGCGTCCGTTGGACGCTGGTGTATGAACCGGACATTTTTATAGCTGAGTGGAACTCAGCTATAAAAAACGCCCCGCAGGCGTCGCCTGCGGGGCGTTTTACAGATTTAGGGGGTCAGGATGACCAGGCCGTACTCCGCCTCCGGGTCGATCCCCTCGCCGCTCTCGTCGAGGGCGGCGCCGTCATAGCTGCCGGCCAGGGCCTGGAAGTCGGCGGCGGGGAGGTAGTAGTGCAGGCCGTCCTCCGCCTGGGCGGAGAAGTAGGCGTCCAGCGCCGGGGCGTCCTGGGACGGGAGGGTCAGCACGCCGCACACCGTGCCGGGCAGGGTATCCGCGGTGATCCGCTTGGTGGTGGTAAAAGGGGCCACCACGGTGTCCTGTCCCTCGGACTGGGGGGAGGGCGCGGGGACGGGGGCGGGCGTGGGCATGGCCCCGCCCAGCTCCGGCTGCGCCTGGCCGCTCCCGGCGTCCTCGGACACGGCCTCGGAGGGGTCCGCCACCTGGGCGGCGGCCTCCGGGGCGCAGGATCCGGCGGGGGCGGGAGCGGAGTAGACCCCCCTGGGGGCCGCGCCCCCCGCGGCCATGGGCGCGGCGTTGGTGCCGCCCGCGCTGCCCGTGCTGTGCAGAAGTCCGCCGCCCAGCAGGGCCAGGGCCAGCACGGCGGCGATGGAGCCCCAGGCCCGCCAGCTGGGGCGGCGTTTTTTGGGCGCCGGGAGGGGGACGACCTGCTCCCGCGCCACGGCGGCCATAATCTTGTCCTTTAAATCCGCCGGGGGCGGGACCTCCTCTGCCCCGTCCAGGGCGGCGTGGATCTCCTCCAGGTCGGCCAGAAGTGCCCCGCAGGCCGGGCACTGGGCCAGATGGGCCTCCAGCGCCGCCTCCCCGTCGGGGCTCAGCGCGCCGTCCAGCCTGGCGCTGATGAGCTCCAGGGCCTCGTCGCAGGTAATGCTGTTCATGCGGGACACCTCCTTTCCAATTTGTTATTCCGTATGGTTGGACGCAGGGTGGGGCGAAAAGTTCCCTTCCGAAATCAGGTATTTTCGCAGGGCCAGCCTGGCCCGGGCGATGCGGGACTTGACGGTGCCCTCCTCCAGGGAGAGCAGCGCGCCGATCTCCGCGTAGGACAGGCCCTCCAGCTCCCGCAGCACCAGCACCTGCCGGTGCTCGCCGGACAGGGCGGCCAGCCCCCGGCGGACCGCGGCGGCGGCCTCCCGCTGCTCCAGGCGGCGCTCCGGGTTTTCCCGCTCGTCGGGGATCTCGGCCTGCCGCTCCTCCTCCTCCCCCTCCAGCGAGACGGTCATGGACAGGGCGCGCCGCCGTTTTTCCTTGCGCAAAAAGTCGATGCAGGCGTTGGAGGCCAGGCGGTAGAGCCAGGTGGAGAAGGCGCTTTCCCCCTGGAAGCGCCCCAGGCCCCGCCAGGCGTTGAGGAAGGCCTCCTGGGTCAGCTCCGCCGCGTCCTCCGGCGAGCCCGTCATGCGCAGGGCGAGGTTATAGATGCGGCCCTGGTTCTGCTCCACCAGATCGGCGAAGGCGTCCTGGTCCCCGCGCCTGGCGCGCTCCACCAGCGCGCGTTCCGTATCCATACTTCCTCACCTGCCTTTTGCGGGGGGTATCCCCCCGCGACGTTAGTTTAAATCCCGCTTGATGCCCGCCGCGATGCGGTACACGTCGTCCAGCGTGGAGAGCTGGGAGATCTGCTCCTTGTAGTAGCCCGCGTAGGGCACGCCCTTCAGGTACCAGGAGAACTGCTTTCTGGCCTCCAGGCAGGCGATGTGCTCCCCCTTCTGGG
It includes:
- a CDS encoding ATPase P; translated protein: MKKANPVRRAPAQPGGGRREVDALTPSPDQGLTSAQVKERQNAGWANDAVDSPTKPVGQIVRENVFTFFNLIFVVLACCLVLVGSFKNMLFLVIAVANTVIGIVQQIRSKRTVDKLSLLSAPRCGVVRDGNLISVPSAQLVRDDIAQFAAGDQIPADAEVVEGSAQLNEALITGEADAIEKGPGDSLLSGSFVVAGRCRARLTHVGADSYAARLTLEAKRDVKVGRSEMMASLDKLIRIIGILLLPIGITLFVKQHFFLDQGVRQAVVSTVAALIGMIPEGLYLLTSVALAVGVIRLARRKVLAQELSCIETLARVDVLCVDKTGTITEPRMEVGEVLPLDAERCPEAAVTAALNAFYKAVDDDNDTARAMKARFRGPSNWRAARTVPFTSATKWSAAVFPGHGAYVVGAPEFVMGERYAELRERVEPYSAKGCRVLLAAGYDGVPGPKGLDPGAVRPMALVLLSNRIRPEAPKTFRYFAQQGVAVKVISGDNPLTVSEVAAQAGIEHAGDYVDAAALKTGAELEQAARRYTVFGRVTPDQKRRLVRALQKAGHTVAMTGDGVNDVLALKDADCGIAMASGSDAACHAAQLVLLNSDFSAMPHVVDEGRRVINNIERAASLFLVKNIFSFFLAFITLFTIVAYPFEPIQLSLVGGLTIGAPAFFLALEPNHSLVRGRFMHNVLKAAFPGGLTDLVIILLAELFAFAFGFSAAELSTLCTLLMAFIGLLILFQVCKPFDVQRKLVWGAMAALIVGAVLLLPGLFSLAPLTLQTALVLFVLMLLAYPVLMFMTQLFELGSAAARKKKGADA
- a CDS encoding RNA polymerase subunit sigma-24; this translates as MDTERALVERARRGDQDAFADLVEQNQGRIYNLALRMTGSPEDAAELTQEAFLNAWRGLGRFQGESAFSTWLYRLASNACIDFLRKEKRRRALSMTVSLEGEEEERQAEIPDERENPERRLEQREAAAAVRRGLAALSGEHRQVLVLRELEGLSYAEIGALLSLEEGTVKSRIARARLALRKYLISEGNFSPHPASNHTE